One stretch of Miscanthus floridulus cultivar M001 chromosome 18, ASM1932011v1, whole genome shotgun sequence DNA includes these proteins:
- the LOC136523112 gene encoding cryptochrome-1-like, whose protein sequence is MAGSEKTVVWFRRDLRIDDNPALAAAAKEGSVLPLFIWCPADYGQYYPGRCSRWWLKQSLAHLGKSLELLGCPLVLIRAEDSTLAALLECVHSISATRVVYNRLYDPISLVLDDKIKNELSAHRISVQSFNGDLLYEPWDVYDENGQAFTTFNKYWEKCMNLPIEISQYLSPTRLVAAPGLANVRYCSIDDLGLESSKDVESSNALLSRAWSPGWRNAENMLDEFVSCGLLEYSKHGMKVGGTTTSLLSPYLHFGELSVRKVYQLVTMHHVKWQNEGKYEAEESVRLFLRSIGFREYSRYLCFNFPFTHERSFLGNLKHYPWLLDEGRFKSWRQGMTGYPLVDAGMRELWATGWTHNRIRVIVSSFAVKFLQIPWIWGMKYFWDVLLDADLESDILGWQYISGSLPDGHELSRLDNPEVQGQKYDPDGEYVRTWIPELARMPTEWIHCPWGAPNSILHVAGVELGFNYPKPIVELHMARECLDDAISTMWQLDTAAKLAELDDEVVDDNLNNIRNFDIPKVVLKKKLSPSTSSMDQRVLSTNGKNEKLRPTEVKAPYKQIIQDDMINASNMDDTGSTANLQVTRKRSSSDSAFNVPSSSSSLVMESRIHDNDNCSVRYSGYLQQTADRDGTDKVEDNDSEDSGTSISRPSKRPA, encoded by the exons ATGGCTGGGTCGGAGAAGACCGTTGTTTGGTTCAGGAGAGACCTCAGGATTGACGACAACCCGGCCTTGGCAGCTGCGGCGAAAGAGGGCTCTGTCCTCCCTCTCTTCATATGGTGTCCTGCTGACTACGGGCAGTATTACCCTGGAAGGTGCTCCCGGTGGTGGCTCAAGCAGTCCCTTGCCCACCTTGGGAAGTCACTAGAGTTGCTCGGGTGCCCACTCGTGCTGATCCGTGCGGAGGACAGCACTCTTGCAGCTCTTTTGGAGTGCGTCCATTCCATCAGTGCCACTAGAGTGGTTTATAATCGTCTCTACG ACCCTATTTCACTTGTGCTTGACGACAAAATCAAGAATGAGCTTTCAGCCCATAGAATTTCTGTCCAAAGTTTCAATGGTGATCTACTTTACGAGCCATGGGATGTTTATGATGAGAATGGGCAGGCATTTACAACCTTTAACAAGTACTGGGAGAAATGCATGAATCTACCTATTGAGATATCACAATATCTTTCACCTACAAGGCTGGTGGCAGCGCCAG GTCTAGCGAATGTTCGCTATTGTTCGATTGATGATCTAGGTCTTGAATCTAGTAAGGATGTGGAATCAAGCAATGCTTTGCTAAGCAGGGCCTGGTCTCCTGGCTGGCGCAATGCAGAGAATATGCTTGACGAATTTGTGTCTTGTGGTCTCCTAGAATATTCAAAACATGGTATGAAGGTTGGGGGAACTACAACGTCATTATTGTCACCATATCTCCATTTCGGGGAGTTGAGTGTAAGGAAGGTTTATCAACTTGTTACAATGCATCATGTCAAGTGGCAAAATGAAGGAAAATATGAAGCTGAGGAGAGTGTTCGATTGTTCCTAAGATCAATCGGTTTTCGGGAATATTCGCGGTACTTGTGCTTTAACTTCCCGTTCACGCACGAAAGATCATTTCTGGGTAACTTGAAGCATTATCCCTGGCTATTGGATGAGGGCCGTTTCAAATCTTGGAGACAGGGAATGACGGGATACCCGTTAGTAGATGCTGGCATGAGGGAACTCTGGGCTACTGGTTGGACACATAATCGGATAAGAGTGATTGTTTCAAGTTTCGCTGTAAAATTTCTACAGATACCCTGGATTTGGGGAATGAAGTACTTTTGGGATGTGCTTCTGGATGCAGACCTAGAAAGTGATATTCTTGGTTGGCAGTACATATCTGGGAGTTTGCCTGATGGACATGAGCTCAGCCGTCTTGATAATCCAGAG GTTCAGGGTCAAAAGTACGATCCAGATGGTGAATATGTAAGAACTTGGATTCCTGAACTTGCTAGAATGCCAACAGAATGGATCCATTGTCCATGGGGTGCTCCTAACTCTATATTACATGTTGCTGGAGTTGAGTTGGGCTTTAACTACCCTAAGCCCATAGTAGAACTTCATATGGCGCGGGAATGCTTAGATGATGCCATCTCCACAATGTGGCAATTGGACACAGCTGCAAAACTTGCTGAACTAGATGACGAAGTTGTGGACGACAATCTGAATAATATCAGGAATTTTGATATCCCAAAGGTTGTTTTGAAGAAGAAATTATCTCCAAGCACTTCATCGATGGACCAAAGGGTACTGTCTACTAATGGCAAGAACGAAAAGTTACGGCCTACTGAAGTGAAGGCCCCATACAAACAGATTATTCAAGATGATATGATCAATGCCTCAAACATGGATGACACAGGCTCTACTGCTAACTTGCAAGTGACAAGGAAAAGATCTAGCAGTGATAGTGCATTCAATGTtccctcttcttcatcctcattAGTCATGGAATCACGGATTCATGATAATGACAATTGTTCTGTTCGGTATTCAGGCTACCTCCAGCAGACAGCAGACAGGGATGGCACTGATAAG GTTGAAGATAATGACAGTGAAGATAGTGGTACGAGCATTTCTAGGCCATCCAAGAGACCTGCTTAG